In Labrus bergylta chromosome 11, fLabBer1.1, whole genome shotgun sequence, one genomic interval encodes:
- the LOC109989822 gene encoding ion channel TACAN encodes MATGLTNVLEEWKCLEEDYQQLQETHRLYLQKLDEISKLQKSCSSSISNQRKRLKEVSHCVIKKCSTGPSDEDDKTLEEIKAKIKTRPNSFSEMEACLPKKNGLYLSLVLGNVNVTFLSKQSKFGYKDEYEKFKLYLTVLLLLFSFMCYFFVSYRFLDAILNFLLVWYYCTLTIRESILITNGSRIKGWWVFHHYVSAFLSGVMLTWPDGNLYKIFRNQFLAYSLYQSFVQCLQCYYQSGCLYRLRALGERHNMDLTVEGFQSWMWKGLTFLLPFLFFGHFWQLFNSVSLFRMAQLPDCKEWQVLMCGLCFLVLFMGNFSTTVAVVRQKMKSRSQKKSL; translated from the exons atggccACAGGTCTAACAAACGTTCTTGAGGAGTGGAAATGTCTCGAAGAAGACTATCAACAACTTCAG GAGACCCACAGACTGTACTTACAGAAACTGGATGAAATTTCCAAACTACAAaaaagctgttcttcctccatAAGCAATCAGCGTAAAAGACTGAAAGAGGTGTCCCACTGTGTAATAAAAAA ATGCAGCACAGGACCATCTGACGAAGATGATAAGACACTGGAGGAAATAAAGGCGAAAATAAAGACACGACCAAATTCTTTCTCTGAAATGGAGGCTTGCCTTCCCAAGAAAAatgg gcTGTACCTGAGTCTTGTTTTGGGAAATGTGAATGTCACCTTCCTCAGCAAGCAGTCAAA ATTTGGCTACAAAGACGAATACGAGAAGTTCAAGCTGTACCTCACagtgctcctgctgcttttctCCTTCATGTGCTATTTCTTTGTGAGCTACAG ATTTCTTGATGCAATACTCAATTTCCTGCTGGTGTGGTACTACTGCACACTTACAATCAGAGAGAGTATCCTCATTACCAACGGCTCCAG AATCAAAGGCTGGTGGGTTTTCCACCACTATGTCTCCGCATTTTTGTCCGGTGTCATGCTTACATG GCCAGATGGGAACCTGTATAAGATTTTCAGGAACCAGTTCCTCGCTTACTCCTTGTACCAAA GttttgttcagtgtctgcagTGCTATTATCAGAGCGGGTGTCTGTACAGATTACGAGCTCTGGGAGAAAGACACAACATGGATCTGACCGTGG AGGGATTTCAGTCGTGGATGTGGAAAGGGCTGACATTTCTTTTGCCCTTCCTGTTTTTTGGTCAT TTCTGGCAGCTCTTCAATAGCGTGTCTCTCTTCAGAATGGCTCAGCTCCCAGATTGTAAGGAATGGCAG GTCCTGATGTGCGGTCTCTGCTTCCTTGTTCTGTTCATGGGAAACTTCTCCACCACTGTTGCTGTGGTCCGTCAGAAGATGAAGAGCAGGAGTCAGAAAAAGAGCCTCTGa